GGCCATCGAGGCGGCGAGGGCCACGTCGTCCGGCTGGCACGACTCGGCGTAACGCAGGGCCAACCGTCCCGCGTCGTAGCTGTACTGCACGGTGCCCGACGAGCCGTCGGCGCTCGGCAGCGGCACGGTCGTGCCGTCCTGCCGCACCTGGGCCCAGTCGCTCGGCAGGGCCGTCGACGAGAGGATGTTCGTGGTCACGGCACGCGAGCCGGCCTCGAGCTCGGCCCACCGGGGGTCGCCGCTGGCGGCGCCGAGCTGCGCGAAGGTGGCGGGCGAGGCGTACGAGGGGTTGTACGACCACGGGCCGGGGCCCATCGCCCACGGGCCGGGCAGCAGGATGCGGCCGACGTCGGTCGAGACCGTCATCTCGTCGAGCACGTCGGTGCCGAGGTCGACACCCGCGGTGGTGAGGTCGGGTCGGTCGAACGTCGAGCCGGCGAGCACGAGGGCCCGGGCCGCGTCGACGTCGGCGTCGCTGGCGGGCATGTCGTCGACCACCGCGCCGTCCTTCCACTGCCAGGCGAGCAGTCCGTCGGGACGGACGAGCTCGTCCTCCGTCCAGCGCCAGATGGCGTCGAACCGCTTCTCGTCGCCCACGGCGACCGCGACGAGCAGCCCGTAGGCCTGCCCTTCGCTGACGGTGTCGTCGCCCTGGTCGCGCCGGACGACGCGGCCGTCGTCGTCGACGTAGTCCGCCAGGAAGTCCTCGCCGATCTCGGTGGCGGTGCGGGGTTGCGGGGTCGCGGTGCCCGCGCCGGGGGTGCCGGTCGCGTCCGCACCGCCGCCTGCCTGGTCCGTCGACGGGCCGCCGGGCCCTCCGACGACGAGGGAGGCGATGCCGGCCGTGACGGCGATCGCCACCACGACGGCCGCTGCGAGCAGCGCCTTCGTCTTCTTCGTCATGTCGTTCTCTTCTCCTGCCCGATGGTGCCGGGCGTCGGTCGTGCGGTGGGGCGGGGAGCCGAGGAGGCGCGGTGCGGTGTGTCGCTCACCGCGCCTCCTCGTCCTGCCGGGCCGTGCTCGTCGTGCGGGGTCCTGCGGGTCGTCAGACCCCGAACCAGCCGAGCACGGTGGCCCAGAGGCCCTTGGCCTCGCTCTTCTGCGGGTGCTCGGCGAGGTAGCCGCCACCCGTCTGGACGCCGCCGACGGGAGCCTGGGCGGTGGCCGCGCTGTCGACCACGGGCACGACGGTCAGGCCGCCGGTCGAGTTGTCGAGCACGAACAGGGTGTTGGTGCTGCCGGCCGTGAGGTCGACGTCGCTCGTGCCGGTGACCTTCTGACCCGTGAGGTCGAGGGTCCACGGGCCGGCCGCGACCTGGGCGTAGCCGCTCGCGCTGCCGAAGGGCGCCTTCTCGGCGATGGTGGTGCCCGTGCTGGTCGCGACGGTGACGGTCTTGCTCACGTTCGCGGCCTGCACGAGACGGACCTTGGCCTGGCCGTCGGCGGGCGGCGTCAGGTCGTCCTTGAAGACCTGCGTCTTGAGGTCGTCGTTCGGGCCGTACGCGACGGCCGTGATCGGCTGGTCGCTCGCCACCGTCACGTTGGCCGTGATGACGGGCTTCGCGCTGGCGGGAGCATCGGCTGCGGTCATCGCGACCACGTAGGTGCCGGCGGCCAACGCCTGGTAGGGGCTGACCTGACCGTAGGTGACGTCGTCGAGGTCCATGACGACCTGGCCGCCCTTGAGCGAGGTCAGGGTGACGTCGACGGCCTTCGTGTCGGGCGAGAGGTGGCCGACGCGCACCCAGCCGTCGCCGTCGGCGGCATGGGCGGGCGACGTCCCCACGAGGGCGCCGGCGAGGGCGACCCCGGTGGCGGCGGTGAGGGCGAGCACCGTGGCGAGACGGCGGCGCCGGGTCGGGACGGCGGTGAGGGCGGCGGAGGCGCCGGTGGTGCGTGAGAGGGAAGCCACGGAGGCTGGTCCTTTCCGGTCGGGTGCCCCACCCGGGACGGGTGGGACGCGGTGAGGAGGTGCCGGTGCCCGCCCGAGGACGGGCACCGGCGTGGCGATCAGTTCGAGAGGACGCCGGTCGGGGCGACGGCCGAGAAGGTGACGCGCAGTCCGTCACCCGAGGGGACGACGGACTCGGGGACGTAGACGCTGCCCAGTCCCTCGAGCGTCGCCTGCAGCTCGTCGACGGACTGGCCGCCCTGCGGGGTGATGTCGATCTGCCGGAACAGGGCGTCCTGCTCGCCCGGCAGGGCCTCGGGATCGGCGACCGAGATCGGCCCCTGGGCGGCGAGCTGGCCCAGCACGATGATCGCGCGCGGGTCGATCCGACCGTCCGAGAGCGCCGTCGACAGGGTCGACGAGATCTGCAGGTTCGGGTTCTGGGCGAGTTCGGCACCGGCCTGCGCGCGGGCCGACGCGGCGTCGTCCGCCTCGGTCTGCGCCTGAGCGGCGCCCTGGCTGTCGATCTGCCGGACGTTGACCTGCTGGTCGCCGTCGCCGAACGAGGCGATGACGGTCGAGTTCGCGAGGGCCTCGCGGATCTCGGGCGACGTGGGCCCCGACGTGCGGACCGACTCGGTCTCGAACAGGTAGTCCGAGTCGCGCCAGCCGTTCGGCGACTGCGCCTGGACGGCGCCGTCGGTGTCGATCTTGTAGAACCAGATCACGTTGTCGCGGGCGAAGCCGGCCTTGACCAGGTCGACCCACACGGCGTCGTCCACCAGCAGGCGGCTGTCCTTCGGCACGTTCGTCTCGACCCAGCTCTCGGCGTTGCGCATGGGCGCGTCGAGGTCGCTGTCCAGGAAGCCGCGCAACTGCACGGCCCAGAGGGGGACGATCGCGACGACGGCCGCGAGGGTCAGGGCGAGCCAGGCGACCGAGCCGGTGCGGGTGGCCGCGGTCGAGAGCGCGCCGGCACGACGGGCACGGAACGCCTTCACGGCGTGGTCGGTGACGGCCGCGACGAGCAGCGCCGCGAACGGCAGCAGCATGATCACGTAGGGCACCGGCAGGTAGCCGCCGGGACGGAACATGAACGCGATCAGGAAGACCATCATCACGCCGAGCGGACGCAGCTTCCTGACGAAGACCGCGACCACCGAGGCGAGCGTGCCCAGCACGATGAGCACCTGGTCGAGCTGCCACCACTGCGACACGGTCGCGAAGAACAGGCTGCCGGTGTCGAAGACCGAGCCGCTGGCTTCGCGGGTGGCGAGTTGGAACTGGATGCCCTCGAGCAGGCTCACCCGGCCGGCGCCGGGCAGCAGTTCGCCCTTCACCGCGGCGAGCGCGACGTAGCCGAGGCCGACGAGCACGAGCAGGCTGCCCGCGATCGACAACGTGTAGCGACGGGTCGACTTGTCGGCCCCGCGCCACATCATCCACGCCAGGAAGGGCAGCGCGAGCAGGTAGGTCTCCTTCGAGAGCACGGCGATGCCGAACGACAGCGACGCGGCGGCGAAGCCGGCGAGCTGGTAGCGCTTGCTCAGGGCGAAGACGAAGGCCGCGAGCAACCACGGGGTGGCGACGTTGTCGAGGTAGACCGTGCGGTGGAACTGCAGGGCCAGCGGCGACACGGCGAACACGAGACCGGCGACGGCCGCCGCGGGACGACCGAGACCGAGCTTGCGGCCGAGCAGCCAGACGAGCGCGACCGAGACGACCGTGAAGAAGAGCATCGCCTCGCGAGCCGCGAGCACGGCGACGTCGTACCGCGAGAAGGCACCGGTCAGGGCCGTGTAGGCCGAGATCTGCAGCCAGCCGACGGGCGGGTGGTCGTACCAGTAGGTGTAGTGGGTGATCTCGCCGAGGTTCTGGATCGCCCAGGCCTGGGCGGCGTAGGTTCCCTCGTCGTCGATGCGCTGCGGCGAGCCGTCCATGTTGAACGCCATGACGACGGCGGCGACCGCGAGGACGGGCAGCAGCCACGCGAGGCTCGCGCCGTGCCGGCGCAACCACGAAGCCGGCCGCGCGCCGCGCGAGTCCCTGGTGGGGACCACGGGGGTGCCCGAGCCGTTCGACACGGTGGTGTCGGCCGCGCGGGGGCGGTTCAGCGTGCTGGTCATCGGTCACCTCCGGTCATGGCCATGGCGGGCTCCTGCTGGGAGGCGCGGGGCGCCTCCTCGGGTGTCGTCGCGACCTCGTCGCGGTGCGCGCCGGTGTGCTCGGTCTTCTCCCACGCGTTGAGGCCCTTCAGCTGGCGGAAGACCGCCCGGACCGCGGCGAGCGCGAGGAAGATCTGGTAGGGCAGCAGGCCCCAGACGAGACGGAAGTAGTCCCGGGCCCGGACCTTCTGGCCGTAGACCCGCCCGAACTCGCGCAGGCCGGTGAACTCGACGGCCAGCAGCACGAGCGTCGGCGCCAGGGGCACGAACGAGACGAGGGCGATGGCGGTCGGCACCTTCGTGGTCAGGATCAGGATGATCGAGACGGGGATCAGCAGACCGGTGGCGGCCTGGATGAACGGCATGGTCAGCAGGTAGCGGGCCATGAGGCGCTGGCGCAGACGGGGCAGCTTCTTCCACTCGCCCTTGCCGTAGACCTGCATGAAGCCCTGGTTCCAGCGGGTGCGCTGCTTCAGCAGCGAGACGAAGGTGCCGGGGGTCTCCTCACGGGTGACGACCTCGGGGCTGTAGGCCACGACGACCTTGGCGCCGGCGCTCGAGAGGCGGACGCCGAGCTCGCAGTCCTCGGCGAGGCACTCGGCGTCCCAGCCCTCGGACCAGTCGAGCCAGTCCTTGCGCACGAAGACGGTGTTGCCGCCGAGCGGGATGAACTTCTCCTTGGCGTGGAAGTGAAGGCGCGATCGGAACCAGAAGTAGTACTCGAGCACGTTGCGGAGGCTCCACCAGCTGCTCTGGAAGTTCATCAGCTGGACGCCGCCCTGCACCACGTCGGCGTCGGTCTCGGTGAACCGCGAGTCGACGAGCGTCAGGAGGCGGGGGTGCACCTCGTCCTCGGCGTCGAACACGCCGACGATCTCGCCGCGCGACGACTGGAGGGCCAGGTTCAGCGCCTTGGGCTTGTTCTTCGGCACGCTCGAGTCGACGACCACGCGGATCAGTTCGGGGTGACGAGCGGCCGCCTCACGGGCGACCCGCTCGGTGCCGGGGTCGTCGTGGCCCACGATGGCGATGATCTCGAAGTCGGGGTGGTCCTGCTGGGCGAGACGGTCGAGGGTCTGGCCCATGACCTCCTCCTCGTGCCGGCCGGGGACGAGCAGGGTGAACGAGTGGGCGGCGTCGAGCGGGTTCTCGCTGAACTGGCTGTCGTCGAGGTTGTCCTTCGACCGCCAGGCGTGCAGCATCCACCAGAGGGTCGACACGGCGACGGCGGTCAGCAGGATCGTCACGACGATCAGGGACGAGTAGCCGATCCATTCGAGGGGCGACCAGTCGGGCAACTGGAAGCCGATCGTCGACTCGGCGGCACCGGTCGAGCCACGGTTCGGGACGAACTGCGACGGGTCGGCGGGGGCTTGCGGGGTGAGCAGCGGCGCGGGTTCGCCTGCTGCGAGATGTGATGTCGGGATCTGGGTCGGGTCAGTCGACACAGGATCACTCTCCAGTCAGTGAGTCGGGTGCAGGTGGGTCTGCGTGGTGTTCTGTCGGGTGGGGTCGTCGGTCGGCCCGGGGCCGATGACGGTGGCGAGCGCGGCCGACGCGTCGGGGGTGTCGGCCGGGGTGGTGACCGCAGGCGAGCCGCGGAAGACGAGGTGGCGGTAGGCCAAGTACCGGAAGGCCGTCCCGAGCACGAGGCCGACGCCGTTGGCCGCCACGTTGTCGGCGAGCTGGCTGGTGAAGCCCAGCAGGTAGTGCGAGACGAACAGGCAGGCCGAGGCGATGAGCAGGCCGCCCACGTTGACGAGGCCGAAGGTGACGGCCTCGCGGACGACGGCCTGGTTGCGGCCCTCACGGAAGGTGAGGTAGCGGTTGCCGAGCCAGGCGACGGCCGTCGCGACGATGACCGAGATGACCTTGGCGCCGATCGGCTTGTCGTCGAGGACGGTGGAACGGAGCAGGTTGTACACGCCGACGTCGACGACGAAGGCGATTCCGCCCACGGCGCCGAAGGTCGCGAGTTCTCTCACCCGGGCGACGAGGCGCAGGGGTGGTGTCGGGTTCGTCGAGGCGACACGGTCGGGACGTGCCGCCTGAACGGGGTACTCGGGTTCGGGCATGACACCGGTTCGGGGGGCATCACGGAATCGGTTTGGTCGGGGTACGCACATCAGGGCCAACTGCCAGAGAGCCGACATCTGCCGTTCATCCGGTGGCGGGTTCGTCGACCCCGACGGGTCGTCCGCCGCGGATCGGATCGCTCGATGCAGACGGGCCCACGACTCTCGGCCGCGCGATGGCGAGCTCCGCCCCGACCGCCGCCACGACGGCGACGAGGGTGACCAACCGGTCGGGCACCGAGCCCACGACCACCAGGAGGCGCTCCCGCCCCGTCGCCCGCCGCCCCTGTTCCGCGGCCGCCTCCGTCGTGCCCCCGACGTCCAGGAGTTGCGAGAGCAGCCAGGGCAGCACCGGTACCGCCGCCAGCGCGATCACGAGGGCGGGCGCGCCGACCAGGACCGTCGACACGAGCGCCGAGGCCGTCACGATCGTCACGCCGGCGTCCAGCAGCGGCTCGGTGAGCACACCGAGGGCACGACGGCGCGCCCTCGGACGGAGTCGACGCCAGTCGCCCTGGCCGAGCACCTGCAGGCAGCCGCGGACCCAGGTCACCCGGGCACGCGCCAGGTCTCGGAGCCCGTTCGGCGAGCGCTCGACCGTGGTCGTCTCGGCCGAGGTCGCCATCACGACGCGGGCCCCGGCCACCGTCATGCGGACTCCGAGGTCCAGGCCCGCCGCGACACGGGTCGCATCCCAGCCTCCCGACCAGGCGAGCCAGGAGTGGCGGACGAAGAGCGTGCCGTCCGACAGCGGCACGAAGCCGGCCCGGCCGTGGGAGCGGACCACCGACCGGAACCACCACCACCGGTCGAGGGCCGATCGGGGCGCCCACCAGGGAGCCGCCTCGAGTGCCGGCCGACTCGCGTGCTGGACGGCGTCGGCGTCCGTTCGGGAGAGGACCGAATCGACGAGGGCGAAGAGCCGCGGGTGCGGCCGGTCACCCGCCGAGAAGACGCCGACCACGCCGTCGCCGACCTCGGCGAGCGCGTCGACGAGCGACGCGGCGACCGCGGGCGGACGCCCGGCGAGCGGCCCCGCCTGGACGATCTGGACGCGACCGGGGTGACGCCGCACGGCGGAGGTCGCGACGTCGAGCGTCAGGGTGTCGACCGGGTCCACGGCGACGAGGACGCGCACGTCGGGGTGCTGCTGCCTCGCCAGCAGGTCGAGGGTGACGGCCAGGCCGGCCGGACCACGCGCCGGCACCAGCGCGGTGAAGACGTGAGCCGGGGGCAGCACCGGGCCGTCGAGGTCGCGGTGGCCCAGTTCCTCCTGCTCGCGGACGAGGTGGAGCCTGAGCACGACGCGACGGATCGAGACCAGCAGGATCAGGGCGACGAGCACGGCGAGCAGCAGGAAACCGGCCCACTGCAGGCTCGACCAGTCGGCCCACGGCAGGGCGGCCGAGGCGTTCTCCACCGGACCGGTGGGCAGGCCGCCACGGTTCGGCGCGAACGGCGTGGGCGTCGCGGGCAGCGTCGGCGTGAGGACGGGGCCGGGCGCCGCGAGGGGCGGGGCGGAGGTCACGGTGGTGCTCCAGTCGGGTCGGGTCAGCAGGAGCTTCGGACGCCCGCCCCCGGGTGGGACCGCGACGTCCGACGGATCGTGTCCCCCAGGTGGGGGACATGATCTGATGAATCGTCACTGTACGCCTTCCGAGTCGACCGCACACCCCTTCGCCCCGTCCGTCGCGACGCGTAGCGTGGGGTCATGGAATTCAGACACCTCGGCGACAGCGGACTCAAGATCTCGGAGATCACCTACGGCAACTGGCTGACGCACGCGTCCCAGGTCGAGAACGACGTGGCGACGCAGTGCGTCCGCGCGGCCCTCGACGCCGGCATCTCGACCTTCGACACCGCCGACGCCTACGCGAACACGGCGGCCGAACAGGTCCTCGGCGACGCCCTGAAGGGCGAGCGTCGCGAGAGCCTCGAGATCTTCACGAAGGTCTACTGGCCCACCGGCCCCCGCGGGCACAACGACGTCGGCCTCAGCCGCAAGCACGTGCTCGAGTCGATCGACGGGTCGCTCCGCCGCCTCGGCACGGACTACGTCGACCTCTACCAGGCACACCGCTACGACCACGAGACCCCGCTCGAAGAGACCATGCAGGCCTTCGCGGACGTGGTCCGTGCCGGCAAGGCGCTCTACATCGGCGTCAGCGAGTGGACGGCCGAGCAGATCCGCGCCGGCCACGAGCTCGCGGTGAAGCACGGTGTGCAGCTGATCTCGAACCAGCCGCAGTACTCGATGCTCTGGCGCGTCATCGAGTCCGACGTCGTGCCGGCGAGCAAGCAGCACGGCCTCGGCCAGATCGTCTGGTCGCCCGTCGCCCAGGGCGTCCTGACCGGCAAGTACAAGCCGGGCGCCGAGCTGCCCGCGGGCAGCCGCGCCACCGACGACAAGGGAGGCGCGGACACGATCAAGCGCTTCCTCACGGACGAGGTGCTCACCGGCGTCGCGAAGCTCGAGCCGATCGCCGCCGACCTCGGCCTCTCGATGGCCCAGCTGGCCATCGCGTGGGTGCTGCAGAACGACAACGTGGCGTCCGCCATCATCGGGGCCTCGCGCCCCGAGCAGGTGGCCGACAACGTCAAGGCGGCGGGTGTGGTGCTGCCGGCCGACGTCATGTCCCGCATCGACGAGGCGCTCGGCGACCTCGCCGAGAAGGACCCCGGCAAGACGGTGTCGCCCGAGCGTCGCCCCGCGTGACCCGCGGCCGGCCCGACCTCGGACCGACCGGCCGACACCCCCTCGACATCTTCCGGACACCCCGGGAATGTTGTCCGGCTGGATGCGCTTGCATATACTCGTACCAGCTTCGATGACACGTCATCGACCTCGACCTCGACCTCAAAGATTCAGGAGAACACCATGACCATCACCGCAGAGAAGATCCCCGCCGGCACCTGGAACCTCGACCCCACGCACAGCGAGGTCTCGTTCAGCGTCCGCCACCTGGCCATCAGCAAGGTCAAGGGCTCGTTCGAGTCCTTCGACGCCTCGCTCGTCACGGCCGAGGACCACACCGCCTCGAAGGTCACCGCCTCGATCGACGTGGCCTCGGTCAACACCAACCAGAAGGACCGCGACGGTCACCTGCAGACCGGCGACTTCTTCCTCGCCGAAGAGCACCCCAAGATGACCTTCGTGTCGACCAGCATCGAGGAGAAGGGCGACGACGCGTTCCTCGTGCACGGCGACCTGACCCTGCGCGGCGTCACCAAGCCCGTCACCCTGAAGAGCGAGTTCGGCGGCCTCGTCGTCGACGGCTACGGCCAGACCAAGCTCGGCTTCTCGGCCACGACCAAGATCGACCGCACCGAGTTCGGTGTCACCTGGAACGCCGCCCTCGAGGCCGGCGGCTTCACGCTCGGCAACGACGTCACCGTCACGCTCGAGATCCAGTTCACGCTCGCCGCGTAGGCAGCAGCACCCCGAAGGGCCCGCTCTCGCACGGCGAGGGCGGGCCCTTCCGCGTCACCTCGAGAGGACGCGCCGCAGCACCGCCCGCTCCCCCAGCGTCCAAGCCGCGCTCGTCACGAGGTAGAGCGCGGCGGCGAGCGGCGCGAACGCCGCGAACAGCACGCTGACGAACGGCAACCACCGCAGCACGCCCGCCATGCCGGGGAGCGCCTCCTGCCCGGGCCCCGCCGTCGCGACGGTCGCCGGTCCGGTGAACCGCAGGGTGGCGCGCCGGCTCAGCTCGACGACGATCGCGAGCAGCACGAGCAGCACCAGGTACGGCCAGACCGCCGCGAGCCCCGTCCCGAGCGTGACGAACAGGTTGGCTCCGAGGGCGGCTCCGCCGAGGGTGTGCGTCAGAAGGGTGTTGGCGTGACCGGCGATCCCGGAGTGCGCGAACAGCGAGTAGACGGCCGTGAGCACGGGGGCCTGCGCGAGCGTCGGCAGGCAGCCGGCCAGCGGCGACACCTTCTCGGAGGCGTAGAGCGCCATGAGCGCCTTGCTCCGGGCCTCGGGGTCGGTGATCCGGCGGGTGAGGTCGGCGATCGCCGGGGCGAGTCGACGGCGGGCGATCTCGGCGCGCACCTGCGAGACGCCCACCGGCACGAGCACGAGGCGGACGAGCAGGGTGAGCAACACGACGCCGACGGCGGCGGCCGACGCCCCGGCCACGGGTTCGACGAGCACGCCGAGGGTGGTGACGAGCGACTGCAGACCGCCGAGGACGACGGCGATCGGGGGAAAGGTGGACAGGTCCATGCGGACTCCTCGGTCAGAGAGACGGTGGGTGTCTTCTGGCCGCCGGGGGCGTCGGATCGACGGGGGCGTCGGATCGACGCGGGCGCGGGTGCGCTCAGGCGGCCGGGACGGCCCGCCCGGGAGCCCGGGACCGCACGTGCCCGCGCGCGTCGGGGTCTCGTCGCCAGACGAGGAGGCGCGTGCCGGCTTCTTCGCGGAGCGTCACCTCGGGCACCGCCCCGGCCAGCCCGCAGAGCGTGAGCACGACACGGGCGACGCCGAGCGCGATCACCGCGGTGGTGGCGCCGAGCAGGCCGACGAGCACGACCGCGGACAGCGGCGCCCCGCCGGACGAGAGCACGGCCTCGACGAACGCCGCGAGGGGCGCCAGCATCGAGAGGCCGAGGGTCATGCGCCCAACCTACCTCGCGCCTCCCTGCCACGACAGGGTCTGGAGACCGCCGAACGGACACGGCGAGCGCACTAGCCTCAGGAACAACCTGGCGACGTCCGCGGTTGACGCCGAGAGCCACCGCCCCACCCCGAGAGGACTCCCGATGACCGTCGACTGGATCACCCTGCAGAAGACCGCCCACGACGAGTTCGCCCGCCGCGTCGAGGCCGTGGCCGACTGGGACGCCCCGACGCCCGACACCGAGTGGAAGGTGCGCGACCTCGTGCGGCACGTGACGCGCGAGCAGCAGTGGGTGCCGCTGCTGCTCGAGGGCGGCGATCCCGCCGAGGCCGAGAACTCCATCGAGCCGCTCGGCGACGACCTCGTCGAGGCGTGGCACCGGTGGTCGAGTGCGGCCACCGCCGCCTGGAGCGAGGCCGACCCCCATGCCGAGGTGCGGCTGAGCGCCGACGTCGTGCCCGTGCACGAGTACCTCGCCGAGCAGGTCGCCGACGTCACGATCCACACCTGGGACCTCGCCCGCGCCGTGGGCACCGACGAAGAACTCGACGACGCGCTGGTCGAGGCCGTGTGGGGCGTGTTCGCACCGCAGAAGGACGCGCTCGAGGCCTCGGGCCTGTTCGCCTCGCCCGTCCCGGTCGACGACGACGCCCCGCTGCGCATCCGCCTGCTCGCCCTCACCGGGCGCGACGCCCGCTGAGGCGGCGCGGGCCCACCGTCCCGTCTCGGGCCCGACCGGGGGCGTCCTCGGCGACGCGACCCGCGCCTCCCGGGGGTTCATCACCCGACCCTGCCAAGGTGGTGGCATGACCGCCCCGATCGATCGCCCGTGGCTGCACAGCTACGCCCCCGACGTCCCCGACGACATCGAGCCCGTGACGGGCAGCCTCGTCGACCTCATCGACGACGCCGTGTCGACGTACCGGCAGAAGCCGGCCCTCGAGTTCTTCGGCCGTGAGACCAGCTACCGCGACCTGGGCGACCAGGTCGCGCGCGCGGCCGAGGGCCTCAGGAGGCTCGGCGTGGGTCGAGGCGACCGGGTCGCCTTGATCCTGCCGAACAGCCCTCAGCACGTGGTGGCGTTCTACGCCGTGCTGCGCCTCGGTGCCGTCGTGGTGGAGCACAACCCGCTCTACACCGACCGCGAGTTGCGGCACCTCTTCGAGGACCACGGCGCCACGATCGCCATCGCGTGGGACAAGCTGGTCGACCGGCTGCGCTCGCTGCCCGCCGACATCGGCTTCTCGACCGTCGTCTCGGTCGACGTGACGAAGGGCATGCCGCTCGGCACGCGCCTCGCCCTCAAGCTGCCGGTGCCCGCGGCGAAGAAGAGCCGCGCGGCCCTGACCGACGGAGTCGAGGGCGACGTCACCTGGCAGGGCCTGCTGGCGAACCGTCCGTTGCGCAAGAAGCACCCGCGCCCCGACGTCGACGACATCGCCCTGCTGCAGTACACCAGCGGCACCACGGGGTCACCGAAGGGCGCGATCCTGACGCATCGCAACCTCCGCAGCAACGCCGCGCAGGGTCGGGCTTGGGTGCCCGGCCTGGTCGACGGCGACGAGACGGTCTACGGCGTGCTGCCGTTCTTCCACGCCTACGGCCTGACGCTCTGCCTCACCTTCGCGATGAGCATCGGGGCACGCCTCGTGCTGTTCCCGAAGTTCGACGTCGACCTCGTGCTCAAGGCCGCGAAGAAGCACCCGCCGACCTTCCTGCCGGCCGTGCCGCCGATCTACCAGCGCCTGGCCGACGCGGCCCGTGAGCGCGGCGTCGACCTGTCGTCGGCCCGCTTCGCGATCTCGGGCGCGATGAACCTGCCGACCGCGGTCGTCCAGGCCTGGGAGGGCGTCACGGGCGGCATGCTCGTCGAGGGATTCGGGCTGACCGAGACCTCGCCGGTCGCCCTGGGCAACCCGATCGGCCCGACCCGCCGCGTCGGCACCGTCGGCGTGCCGTTCCCCTCCACCGAGGCGATGGTCGTCGATCGCAACGACCCCGACCCGAGCCGTCCGGTCGTCGCCGGGGCCGCGGGAGAACTGCTGCTTCGAGGGCCGCAGGTCTTCCGCGGTTACTGGAACCGCCCCGACGAGACCGCCGAGGCCTTCCTCGAGGGCGGCTGGTTCCGCACCGGCGACATCGTCACCATGAGTGCCGACGGCTACGTCACGATCGTCGACCGCATCAAAGAGCTCATCGTCACGGGCGGCTTCAACGTCGCCCCCTCGGAGGTCGAGGAGGCCGTGCGGAACGCCCCCGGCGTGGCCGAGGTTGCCGTGGTCGGCCTGCCCCGGTCGGGCGGCGGCGAGGACGTCGTCGCGGCCGTCGTGCTCGAGCCGGGCGCCTCGTTCGACGCCGAGGCCATCCGCGACGCCTCACGCGGCCAACTCGCGGCCTACAAGGTGCCGCGTCGGGTCGTGCAGCTCGACGAGTTGCCGAAGTCGCTGATCGGCAAGGTGCTGCGGCGCGAGGTGCGCGACCGGCTCATCGCCGCGGGCTGAGCCCCGGGGCGGGTCTTGCCGGCGGGCCCGTCGGCGGGTCCGGTCGGCGGGCCCCGTCGGCAGGCCCGGTCGGCGGGGTCAGAGCCGCTGCCACCGGTCGATCGGCCAGCTGATCACGAAGGCCCGCCCGATCACGTCGTCGACGGGCACGAAGCCCGCGTAGGGCCCGGCCTGGTGGGCGCGCGAGTCCGCCGAGCGGTCGCGGTTGTCGCCGAGCACCCAGAGCGCCCCCTCGGGCACGGTCACGTCGAAGTCGATGGCCGAGGCCCGGGGCCCGCCGTCGGCGAGCGTGAGGTACGGCTCGTCGAGGGGCCGGCCGTTCACGAGCACGTGACCGTCCGCGTCGCAGCAGCTGACGTGGTCGCCCGGCAGTCCGATGACGCGCTTGACGAGGTCCTGCCCGGCGTCGTCGCCGTAGCCGAGCCACCCGCCCGGGTCCTCGAAGACGACGATGTCGCCCCGGTGGAGCGGCATCACGCCGGGGGCGAGCTCGTTGACGATGATCCGGTCGCCGATCATGAGCGTCTGCTCCATCGACCCCGACGGGATCGAGAAGCTGCGCACGAGGAAGGTGCGGACGCCCCACGACAGCAACAGCCCGACCAGCACGATGGCCAACAGCTCGAGCAGCCACCGTCCCGTG
This genomic interval from Frigoribacterium sp. Leaf415 contains the following:
- a CDS encoding aldo/keto reductase family protein, whose amino-acid sequence is MEFRHLGDSGLKISEITYGNWLTHASQVENDVATQCVRAALDAGISTFDTADAYANTAAEQVLGDALKGERRESLEIFTKVYWPTGPRGHNDVGLSRKHVLESIDGSLRRLGTDYVDLYQAHRYDHETPLEETMQAFADVVRAGKALYIGVSEWTAEQIRAGHELAVKHGVQLISNQPQYSMLWRVIESDVVPASKQHGLGQIVWSPVAQGVLTGKYKPGAELPAGSRATDDKGGADTIKRFLTDEVLTGVAKLEPIAADLGLSMAQLAIAWVLQNDNVASAIIGASRPEQVADNVKAAGVVLPADVMSRIDEALGDLAEKDPGKTVSPERRPA
- a CDS encoding YceI family protein — translated: MTITAEKIPAGTWNLDPTHSEVSFSVRHLAISKVKGSFESFDASLVTAEDHTASKVTASIDVASVNTNQKDRDGHLQTGDFFLAEEHPKMTFVSTSIEEKGDDAFLVHGDLTLRGVTKPVTLKSEFGGLVVDGYGQTKLGFSATTKIDRTEFGVTWNAALEAGGFTLGNDVTVTLEIQFTLAA
- the yidC gene encoding membrane protein insertase YidC — encoded protein: MDLSTFPPIAVVLGGLQSLVTTLGVLVEPVAGASAAAVGVVLLTLLVRLVLVPVGVSQVRAEIARRRLAPAIADLTRRITDPEARSKALMALYASEKVSPLAGCLPTLAQAPVLTAVYSLFAHSGIAGHANTLLTHTLGGAALGANLFVTLGTGLAAVWPYLVLLVLLAIVVELSRRATLRFTGPATVATAGPGQEALPGMAGVLRWLPFVSVLFAAFAPLAAALYLVTSAAWTLGERAVLRRVLSR
- a CDS encoding DUF6412 domain-containing protein; translated protein: MTLGLSMLAPLAAFVEAVLSSGGAPLSAVVLVGLLGATTAVIALGVARVVLTLCGLAGAVPEVTLREEAGTRLLVWRRDPDARGHVRSRAPGRAVPAA
- a CDS encoding TIGR03086 family metal-binding protein — protein: MTVDWITLQKTAHDEFARRVEAVADWDAPTPDTEWKVRDLVRHVTREQQWVPLLLEGGDPAEAENSIEPLGDDLVEAWHRWSSAATAAWSEADPHAEVRLSADVVPVHEYLAEQVADVTIHTWDLARAVGTDEELDDALVEAVWGVFAPQKDALEASGLFASPVPVDDDAPLRIRLLALTGRDAR
- a CDS encoding long-chain-fatty-acid--CoA ligase, which gives rise to MTAPIDRPWLHSYAPDVPDDIEPVTGSLVDLIDDAVSTYRQKPALEFFGRETSYRDLGDQVARAAEGLRRLGVGRGDRVALILPNSPQHVVAFYAVLRLGAVVVEHNPLYTDRELRHLFEDHGATIAIAWDKLVDRLRSLPADIGFSTVVSVDVTKGMPLGTRLALKLPVPAAKKSRAALTDGVEGDVTWQGLLANRPLRKKHPRPDVDDIALLQYTSGTTGSPKGAILTHRNLRSNAAQGRAWVPGLVDGDETVYGVLPFFHAYGLTLCLTFAMSIGARLVLFPKFDVDLVLKAAKKHPPTFLPAVPPIYQRLADAARERGVDLSSARFAISGAMNLPTAVVQAWEGVTGGMLVEGFGLTETSPVALGNPIGPTRRVGTVGVPFPSTEAMVVDRNDPDPSRPVVAGAAGELLLRGPQVFRGYWNRPDETAEAFLEGGWFRTGDIVTMSADGYVTIVDRIKELIVTGGFNVAPSEVEEAVRNAPGVAEVAVVGLPRSGGGEDVVAAVVLEPGASFDAEAIRDASRGQLAAYKVPRRVVQLDELPKSLIGKVLRREVRDRLIAAG
- the lepB gene encoding signal peptidase I is translated as MTDTSPLADATDEGEATRASSARRGSTGRWLLELLAIVLVGLLLSWGVRTFLVRSFSIPSGSMEQTLMIGDRIIVNELAPGVMPLHRGDIVVFEDPGGWLGYGDDAGQDLVKRVIGLPGDHVSCCDADGHVLVNGRPLDEPYLTLADGGPRASAIDFDVTVPEGALWVLGDNRDRSADSRAHQAGPYAGFVPVDDVIGRAFVISWPIDRWQRL